One window from the genome of Dermacentor silvarum isolate Dsil-2018 chromosome 5, BIME_Dsil_1.4, whole genome shotgun sequence encodes:
- the LOC119454484 gene encoding putative nuclease HARBI1, translating into MAACYDDSFSEFVDFVNRAKEMDNEAYSFVRPLQRNLRDRQNPMEFYSDQEFLARYRFSKATVLELLTMLPLHQNTDGRGCPVPPLLQLLVTLRFYGAGTFQIVSGDLVNVSQPTVSRVVTRVSKMIAATLFPALVKFPDAGKMHEVMHQFYIKAKFPRVTGCIDCTHVRIKSPGGDDAEVFRNRKGYFSFNVQAITGPELQFFDLVASWPGSAHDSRIFDNSNARVRYEEGDVPGVLLGDMGYACRPYLMTPLKDPGGKDSPEYRYNKSQIRTRNSVERAFGIWKRRFPCLDMKLQIETTTSVIVITACAALHNFGRNRPSDELPPDTCNVQQPSPASQAQGPQPVDSASGFRTRARIIQQYVS; encoded by the exons atggcggcgtgCTACGACGACAGCTTCAGCGAGTTCGTCGATTTTGTAAACCGTGCAAAAGAAATGGACAACGAAGCGTATAGTTTTGTGCGGCCGTTGCAGCGGAACCTTAGGGATCGCCAGAATCCCATGGAGTTTTACAGTGACCAGGAGTTTTTAGCCAGGTACCGCTTCTCAAAAGCTACTGTGCTCGAACTACTGACCATGTTGCCGCTGCATCAGAACACGGACGGACGTGGTTGCCCTGTGCCACCGCTGTTGCAACTGCTGGTGACACTTCGTTTCTACGGCGCGGGAACTTTTCAGATTGTCTCAGGCGACCTAGTTAATGTGTCGCAGCCAACCGTTTCCCGTGTTGTCACACGGGTGTCAAAAATGATTGCCGCAACGCTGTTCCCTGCGCTTGTGAAGTTCCCCGACGCGGGGAAAATGCATGAGGTCATGCACCAATTCTACATCAAGGCAAAGTTTCCGAGGGTGACTGGTTGCATTGATTGCACCCACGTGCGTATTAAAAGTCCAGGCGGAGACGACGCCGAGGTATTCCGCAACAGGAAAGGATATTTCTCCTTCAATGTGCAG GCAATCACAGGACCTGAACTCCAATTTTTTGATTTAGTTGCAAGCTGGCCGGGCTCTGCACATGACAGCAGGATTTTTGACAACAGCAATGCGAGAGTACGTTATGAGGAAGGGGATGTACCTGGCGTACTCCTCGGCGACATGGGGTATGCTTGCCGGCCATACCTTATGACGCCGCTAAAAGATCCTGGAGGCAAAGACAGCCCGGAGTACAG GTATAACAAATCCCAAATCCggaccaggaacagcgtcgaaaGGGCTTTCGGCATCTGGAAAAGAAGATTTCCATGTCTTGATATGAAGCTACAAATAGAAACAACAACTTCTGTCATTGTCATCACGGCATGTGCAGCTCTGCACAACTTTGGCCGGAACCGTCCAAGTGATGAACTGCCTCCAGACACATGCAATGTTCAGCAGCCTTCCCCAGCTTCACAAGCTCAAGGACCACAGCCCGTTGACTCGGCGAGCGGCTTCAGAACACGAGCACGCATTATTCAGCAATATGTTTCCTAA